A genomic region of Pseudochaenichthys georgianus chromosome 12, fPseGeo1.2, whole genome shotgun sequence contains the following coding sequences:
- the sigmar1 gene encoding sigma non-opioid intracellular receptor 1 yields MPIVKTCLKLFLFGAVTVMTVLLLRHWMATKQYVFNKEDVAKIAKQYAGQDHEQAFSKVVVELRKRYPGHILPDEDLQWIFVNAGGWMGSMCLLHASLTEYLLLFGTAVDTGGHSGRYWAEISDTIISGTFRQWKEGTTKSEIYYPGDTIVHSVGEATSVQWSGGTWMVEYGQGFIPSTLGFALADTLFSTQDFLTMFYTVRVYVKCLLLEAGTLLTETGVF; encoded by the exons ATGCCTATAGTTAAAACGTGTTTAAAATTGTTCCTGTTCGGCGCAGTGACCGTCATGACCGTGCTGCTGCTGCGGCACTGGATGGCCACCAAGCAGTACGTTTTCAACAAAGAAGACGTAGCCAAAATAGCCAAACAGTACGCAG GACAGGACCATGAGCAGGCCTTCTCCAAAGTGGTGGTGGAGCTCAGGAAGAG GTACCCTGGCCATATCCTGCCAGACGAGGACCTGCAGTGGATCTTTGTGAACGCTGGTGGCTGGATGGGCTCCATGTGTCTGCTTCACGCCTCACTCACTGAGTACTTGCTGCTGTTTGGCACTGCAGTGGACACAGGAGGACACTCAG GTCGTTACTGGGCTGAGATTTCTGACACTATCATATCCGGCACCTTCAGACAGTGGAAAGAGGGGACAACCAAGAGTGAAATATACTACCCCG GTGACACCATCGTCCACAGTGTAGGAGAGGCGACATCCGTCCAGTGGAGCGGCGGGACGTGGATGGTGGAGTACGGCCAAGGTTTCATCCCCTCCACGCTGGGATTCGCTCTGGCGGACACCCTGTTCAGCACCCAGGACTTCCTCACCATGTTCTACACCGTACGCGTCTATGTCAAGTGTCTGCTGCTCGAGGCCGGGACACTACTCACAGAAACGGGGGTTTTCTGA
- the katnal2 gene encoding katanin p60 ATPase-containing subunit A-like 2 isoform X1: MELSYQSMKVAHQAREADELRTETRRKNLLILIYHHLLGQGYVSAAVALDQETNGGVRRFEVCDNIDLEMVLMEYESYHYVKFQKYPKLIRRTAELGENRNIRSGGVKKSPCSAVKPLPKIIPSQSPQPAVGAKRPAAGSQTNETGSSVPPESSEFGLNVSSIRNGPAGEAATNRKALLTLQPDEPRGVIYRKHHPLSPGQMTEGKVSTQGTGSDLDHMERLLKPLSGLSGMSGEMRELAAIISGDIYLHSPNVRWEDIIGLEDAKRLVKEAVVYPIKYPQLFTGILSPWKGLLLYGPPGTGKTLLAKAVATECKTTFFNISASSIVSKWRGDSEKLVRVLFELARYHAPSTIFLDELESVMSQRGANMGGEHEGSRRMKTELLVQMDGLARSEDLVFVLAASNLPWELDHAMLRRLEKRILVGLPSSPARQAMISYWLPPLSCTGGVELRTELEYETLAKGMEGYSGSDVKLVCKEAAMRPVRKIFDALESHQDGGSNMPVIQLETVTTADFLEVLTHTKPSARNLMDRYTAWDREYKSV; the protein is encoded by the exons ATGGAGCTTTCATATCAATCTATGAAGGTTGCCCACCAAGCCCGGGAAGCG GACGAGCTGAGGACTGAGACCAGGAGGAAGAATCTCCTGATCCTCATTTACCACCACCTGCTGGGGCAAGG CTACGTGTCTGCAGCGGTGGCCTTGGACCAGGAGACTAATGGAGGTGTGAGGAGGTTCGAGGTCTGCGACAACATCGATCTGGAGATGGTGCTGATGGAGTACGAGAGTTATCACTATGTCAAGTTCCAGAAGTATCCCAAACTTATCAGAAGAACCGCGGAACTAG GTGAAAACAGAAATATAAGAAGTGGTGGAGTAAAGAA GAGTCCCTGTTCAGCTGTGAAGCCCCTTCCCAAAATCATCCCCTCCCAGAGCCCGCAGCCTGCAGTCGGGGCCAAGAGGCCAGCTGCTGGTTctcaaacaaat GAGACCGGCTCTTCTGTTCCTCCAGAGTCCTCAGAGTTCGGTCTCAATGTCTCCTCCATCAGAAACGGACCAGCTGGGGAGGCGGCTACCAACAGGAAG GCATTACTCACCCTTCAACCAGACGAACCACGGGGTGTGATCTACAGGAAACATCACCCACTTTCTCCT GGCCAGATGACTGAAGGCAAAGTGTCAACCCAAGGAACGGGCAGTGACTTAGACCACATG GAGCGGCTGCTGAAGCCCCTCAGTGGCTTGTCTGGGATGAGCGGTGAGATGAGAGAACTCGCTGCCATCATCAGCGGG GACATCTATCTGCACAGCCCCAACGTGCGCTGGGAGGACATCATCGGCCTGGAGGACGCAAAGCGATTAGTCAAAGAGGCCGTCGTCTATCCCATTAAG TACCCCCAGCTGTTCACAGGCATCCTGTCTCCATGGAAGGGCTTGCTGCTCTACGGCCCCCCAG GTACAGGTAAGACTCTGCTGGCCAAGGCCGTGGCTACAGAGTGTAAGACCACCTTCTTCAACATCTCCGCCTCCAGCATCGTCAGCAAGTGGAGAGGAGACTCTGAGAAACTGGTCCGG GTTCTGTTTGAGCTGGCCAGGTACCACGCCCCGTCCACCATCTTCCTGGACGAGCTGGAGTCAGTGATGAGTCAGAGAGGAGCCAACATGGG GGGGGAGCACGAGGGGAGTCGCAGGATGAAGACGGAGCTGCTGGTGCAGATGGACGGCCTGGCCCGGTCAGAGGACCTCGTGTTTGTTCTGGCTGCTTCCAACCTGCCCTG GGAGCTGGACCACGCCATGCTGCGGAGGTTAGAGAAGAGGATTCTGGTTGGTCTGCCCTCCTCGCCAGCTCGCCAAGCCATGATCTCTTATTGGCTGCCTCCTCTCAGCTGCACAGGAGGGGTGGAGCTACGCACTGAGCTGGAATATGAGACTCTGGCCAAG GGGATGGAGGGTTACTCTGGCTCTGATGTGAAGCTGGTGTGTAAGGAGGCCGCCATGAGACCAGTGCGCAAGATCTTTGATGCTCTGGAGTCACATCAGGACG GAGGCAGCAACATGCCAGTCATCCAGCTGGAAACCGTGACAACAGCTGACTTCCTGGaggtcctcacacacaccaaACCCTCGGCCCGAAACCTGATGGACAGATACACGGCCTGGGACAGAGAGTACAAGTCTGtctga
- the katnal2 gene encoding katanin p60 ATPase-containing subunit A-like 2 isoform X2: MELSYQSMKVAHQAREADELRTETRRKNLLILIYHHLLGQGYVSAAVALDQETNGGVRRFEVCDNIDLEMVLMEYESYHYVKFQKYPKLIRRTAELGENRNIRSGGVKKSPCSAVKPLPKIIPSQSPQPAVGAKRPAAGSQTNETGSSVPPESSEFGLNVSSIRNGPAGEAATNRKGQMTEGKVSTQGTGSDLDHMERLLKPLSGLSGMSGEMRELAAIISGDIYLHSPNVRWEDIIGLEDAKRLVKEAVVYPIKYPQLFTGILSPWKGLLLYGPPGTGKTLLAKAVATECKTTFFNISASSIVSKWRGDSEKLVRVLFELARYHAPSTIFLDELESVMSQRGANMGGEHEGSRRMKTELLVQMDGLARSEDLVFVLAASNLPWELDHAMLRRLEKRILVGLPSSPARQAMISYWLPPLSCTGGVELRTELEYETLAKGMEGYSGSDVKLVCKEAAMRPVRKIFDALESHQDGGSNMPVIQLETVTTADFLEVLTHTKPSARNLMDRYTAWDREYKSV; encoded by the exons ATGGAGCTTTCATATCAATCTATGAAGGTTGCCCACCAAGCCCGGGAAGCG GACGAGCTGAGGACTGAGACCAGGAGGAAGAATCTCCTGATCCTCATTTACCACCACCTGCTGGGGCAAGG CTACGTGTCTGCAGCGGTGGCCTTGGACCAGGAGACTAATGGAGGTGTGAGGAGGTTCGAGGTCTGCGACAACATCGATCTGGAGATGGTGCTGATGGAGTACGAGAGTTATCACTATGTCAAGTTCCAGAAGTATCCCAAACTTATCAGAAGAACCGCGGAACTAG GTGAAAACAGAAATATAAGAAGTGGTGGAGTAAAGAA GAGTCCCTGTTCAGCTGTGAAGCCCCTTCCCAAAATCATCCCCTCCCAGAGCCCGCAGCCTGCAGTCGGGGCCAAGAGGCCAGCTGCTGGTTctcaaacaaat GAGACCGGCTCTTCTGTTCCTCCAGAGTCCTCAGAGTTCGGTCTCAATGTCTCCTCCATCAGAAACGGACCAGCTGGGGAGGCGGCTACCAACAGGAAG GGCCAGATGACTGAAGGCAAAGTGTCAACCCAAGGAACGGGCAGTGACTTAGACCACATG GAGCGGCTGCTGAAGCCCCTCAGTGGCTTGTCTGGGATGAGCGGTGAGATGAGAGAACTCGCTGCCATCATCAGCGGG GACATCTATCTGCACAGCCCCAACGTGCGCTGGGAGGACATCATCGGCCTGGAGGACGCAAAGCGATTAGTCAAAGAGGCCGTCGTCTATCCCATTAAG TACCCCCAGCTGTTCACAGGCATCCTGTCTCCATGGAAGGGCTTGCTGCTCTACGGCCCCCCAG GTACAGGTAAGACTCTGCTGGCCAAGGCCGTGGCTACAGAGTGTAAGACCACCTTCTTCAACATCTCCGCCTCCAGCATCGTCAGCAAGTGGAGAGGAGACTCTGAGAAACTGGTCCGG GTTCTGTTTGAGCTGGCCAGGTACCACGCCCCGTCCACCATCTTCCTGGACGAGCTGGAGTCAGTGATGAGTCAGAGAGGAGCCAACATGGG GGGGGAGCACGAGGGGAGTCGCAGGATGAAGACGGAGCTGCTGGTGCAGATGGACGGCCTGGCCCGGTCAGAGGACCTCGTGTTTGTTCTGGCTGCTTCCAACCTGCCCTG GGAGCTGGACCACGCCATGCTGCGGAGGTTAGAGAAGAGGATTCTGGTTGGTCTGCCCTCCTCGCCAGCTCGCCAAGCCATGATCTCTTATTGGCTGCCTCCTCTCAGCTGCACAGGAGGGGTGGAGCTACGCACTGAGCTGGAATATGAGACTCTGGCCAAG GGGATGGAGGGTTACTCTGGCTCTGATGTGAAGCTGGTGTGTAAGGAGGCCGCCATGAGACCAGTGCGCAAGATCTTTGATGCTCTGGAGTCACATCAGGACG GAGGCAGCAACATGCCAGTCATCCAGCTGGAAACCGTGACAACAGCTGACTTCCTGGaggtcctcacacacaccaaACCCTCGGCCCGAAACCTGATGGACAGATACACGGCCTGGGACAGAGAGTACAAGTCTGtctga